A stretch of Monomorium pharaonis isolate MP-MQ-018 chromosome 7, ASM1337386v2, whole genome shotgun sequence DNA encodes these proteins:
- the LOC105840064 gene encoding 1-phosphatidylinositol 4,5-bisphosphate phosphodiesterase isoform X3, whose product MTKRFEFNWQIEVPEALRTGCVFDRWTEEKDNTEIELNCMFKVDEYGFFIYWQSEGKDGDVIELCQVSDIRAGGVPKDPKLFDKLLSKHGEQLDEKSLTICSGVDYTNINYQHVVCPDPATAKVWLDGVRSITHNVKANNVCPLTCLKKHWMRLRMLVDPIGKVPVKVVARTFASGKTEKLVYQCLSELGLPSGKNDVIEPDDFTFDAFYALYHKICPRNDIEELFQSITQGKADTINLEQLITFLNEKQRDPTLNEILYPFYDEKRTMEIINDYEQNEVARNEKTMTKDGFIRYLMSDENAPVFLDRLDVYMDMDQPLAHYYINSSHNTYLSGRQIGGKSSVEMYRQVLLAGCRCVELDCWDGKGEDEGEPIITHGKAMCTDILFKDVIYAIRDTAFVTSEYPVILSFENHCSIKQQYKMAKYCDEILGDLLLKEPLKDYPLEPGVLLPSPNALKRKILIKNKRLKPEEEKQALEKFKQGVFVVEDEVKEDPSAPPTIAVVAVDQQLEEVSESITPSGIQQQQSGTGSVLGESIELAPPQHYVGSTSNVHPFLSSMVNYAQPVKLVSFDDAEEKNLYYNMSSFPENAGLNHLKTSAIEFVNYNKRQMSRIYPKGTRADSSNYMPQVFWNAGCQMVSLNFQTADLPMQLNQGKFEYNGSSGYLLKPDFMRRADRSFDPFAESPVDGVIATQCSVQVIAGQFLSDKKVGTYVEVEMYGLPTDTIRKEFRTKVVPANGLNPVYNEEPFLFRKVVLPDLAALRFAVYDESNGKLLGQRIVPLDGLQAGYRHIALRTEANFPMSLPMLFCNIDIKIYVPDGFEEFMDALTAPRAFRKSESMSQNKMRGLGIEESDSKNNVDNKNNVLPHHQEVAKPRGKLQDTKIASCERQMRTCFISYFISTEEMKFDPITLETLRHEKGYQKVLRKQQKELESLKKKHHKEKLTIQKQHCVAIEKIFKGKNKAELSRDPIVRRAVSEQTTQWSLLADRQRREERELVRGHLEERRTQLCKLCMTAQVAQLKQQAARHDREMKEITARQARLSVESAREVMNDKTLKTRGIKEGRLREKQQNNTKKFMEERKIAQMIQNREKEKLKVIHEKQLEELQKDVNAIMDMYKNEDMDYEPTKMLAEFYV is encoded by the exons ATGACGAAGAGGTTTGAGTTCAACTGGCAGATCGAAGTGCCGGAAGCACTCCGCACCGGCTGCGTCTTCGATCGTTGGACGGAGGAGAAGGATAACACTGAAATCGAGCTGAATTGCATGTTCAAAGTCGACGAGTATGGTTTCTTTATCTATTGGCAGAGCGAGGGGAAG GACGGCGATGTTATTGAGTTGTGTCAAGTGAGTGACATCAGAGCCGGAGGCGTTCCCAAG GATCCCAAGTTATTCGACAAGCTGCTCAGCAAGCATGGCGAACAGTTGGATGAGAAAAGTCTGACCATCTGTTCTGGCGTCGATTACACCAACATCAACTATCAGCACGTCGTATGTCCGGATCCTGCGACTGCTAAG GTATGGTTGGACGGCGTTCGATCGATTACGCACAACGTCAAAGCGAATAACGTTTGTCCGCTTACATGTCTGAAGAAACA ttGGATGCGACTTAGGATGCTGGTAGATCCCATTGGGAAAGTTCCAGTGAAAGTGGTCGCGAGAACTTTCGCATCTGGTAAAACGGAAAAGCTCGTTTACCAATGTCTCTCTGAGTTAGGTTTACCTAGCGGAAAG AACGACGTAATAGAACCCGACGACTTCACCTTCGACGCATTTTATGCGCTTTATCACAAAATATGTCCGAGAAACGACATAGaagaattatttcaatcaat AACGCAGGGTAAGGCCGATACAATTAACCTGGAGCAACTGATTACCTTCCTTAATGAAAAGCAAAGAGATCCGACCCTGAACGAAATTCTCTATCCATTCTACGACGAGAAACGTACAATGGAAATCATCAATGATTACGAACAGAACGAAGTTGCGCGTAATGAAA AAACAATGACGAAGGACGGCTTCATAAGGTACCTGATGTCTGACGAGAATGCGCCAGTTTTTCTCGACAGGCTAGACGTTTATATGGATATGGACCAACCTTTGGCGCATTATTACATCAATTCGAGCCACAACACTTATCTGAGTGGACGTCAAATCGGTGGAAAGAGCAGCGTCGAGATGTACAGACAAGTTTTACTTGCCGGATGCAG ATGCGTCGAATTGGATTGTTGGGACGGCAAAGGAGAAGACGAAGGGGAGCCGATAATCACACACGGCAAAGCTATGTGCACCGACATTCTATTCAAGGACGTTATATACGCAATCAGAGACACGGCCTTCGTTACATCGGAATATCCAGTGATTCTCAGCTTTGAAAATCATTGTAGCATTAAACAGCAATACAAAATGGCCAAGTACTGTGATGAAATCCTGGGTGATTTGTTGCTGAAAGAACCCCTAAAAGATTATCCT TTGGAGCCAGGAGTACTGTTGCCATCGCCCAATGCGCTGAAACGCAAGATCCTTATTAAGAACAAGCGCCTAAAGCCTGAAGAAGAAAAGCAGGCGTTAGAAAAATTCAAGCAAGGCGTATTCGTGGTCGAGGACGAGGTTAAGGAAGATCCTAGCGCGCCACCGACGATCGCCGTCGTCGCTGTGGATCAACAATTG GAGGAAGTTTCCGAATCTATAACACCGTCGGGTATTCAACAGCAACAATCTGGCACTGGTTCAGTCCTTGGAGAAAGTATAGAGTTGGCACCGCCTCAGCATTATGTCGGAAGTACTTCCAATGTACATCCGTTTCTGTCCTCCATGGTCAACTATGCACAACCTGTAAAATTGGTCAGTTTCGACGATGCTGAAG aaaagaaCCTTTATTACAATATGTCTTCCTTCCCGGAAAATGCTGGCTTGAATCATTTGAAAACCTCTGCCATTGAATTCGTAAATTATAACAAGCGGCAGATGAGCCGGATTTATCCGAAGGGTACACGAGCCGATTCTTCCAACTACATGCCGCAG GTCTTCTGGAACGCTGGCTGCCAAATGGTGTCGCTGAACTTTCAAACCGCGGATCTGCCCATGCAATTGAATCAAGGCAAGTTCGAGTACAACGGATCTTCGGGCTATTTATTGAAGCCGGATTTTATGAGACGTGCTGATAGGAGCTTCGATCCTTTCGCCGAGAGTCCCGTGGATGGAGTGATCGCCACACAGTGCAGTGTTCAG GTAATAGCTGGACAGTTTCTGTCTGACAAGAAAGTCGGAACGTACGTTGAAGTCGAAATGTATGGCCTACCAACCGACACAATACGCAAGGAATTTCGCACGAAAGTGGTCCCCGCCAACGGTTTGAACCCCGTTTACAATGAAGAACCCTTTCTCTTCAGAAAAGTCGTCCTACCGGATTTAGCCGCTCTGAGATTTGCGGTGTACGATGAATCGAACGGCAAACTGCTAGGACAGAGAATCGTACCTTTAGACGGTTTACAAGCCGGATATCGGCATATCGCATTGCGAACCGAAGCCAATTTTCCTATGTCTCTGCCTATGCTGTTTTGCAACATTGACATAAAAATCTATGTGCCAGATGGTTTTGAAG aatttatggATGCTTTGACGGCGCCGAGAGCATTCAGAAAATCAGAAAGCATGTCGCAAAATAAAATGCGGGGTCTGGGAATCGAAGAGAGCGATAGTAAAAACAATGTAGACAACAAAAACAACGTATTACCTCATCATCAAGAGGTAGCGAAACCAAGAGGTAAATTGCAAGATACAAAAATAGCCAGCTGTGAACGACAAATGCGtacttgttttatttcttattttatttctacagaGGAAATGAAGTTTGATCCAATTACTCTGGAGACGCTGAGACACGAAAAGGGTTATCAAAAAGTATTAAGGAAACAACAAAAAGAACTGGAGTCGTTGAAAAAGAAACATCACAAGGAGAAATTAACTATTCAGAAGCAGCATTGCGTTGcaatagagaaaatttttaaaggaaaaaa TAAAGCAGAACTTTCGAGGGATCCCATTGTTCGTCGCGCCGTTTCTGAACAGACGACCCAGTGGTCGCTTCTCGCCGACAGGCAACGTCGAGAGGAACGCGAGCTTGTCCGCGGGCATCTGGAAGAGCGACGGACGCAGCTGTGTAAATTGTGCATGACCGCGCAGGTGGCGCAATTAAAACAGCAGGCCGCGCGTCACGATCGGGAGATGAAAGAGATAACCGCACGGCAGGCGAGATTGTCGGTGGAGAGCGCGCGGGAAGTGATGAACGACAAGACCTTGAAGACGCGCGGTATCAAGGAGGGTAGACTGAGGGAGAAGCAGCAGAACAACACGAAGAAGTTCATGGAGGAGCGCAAGATCGCGCAAATGATACAGAACAGGGAGAAGGAGAAACTTAAAGTGATCCACGAGAAGCAATTGGAGGAGTTGCAGAAGGACGTGAATGCG ATTATGGATATGTACAAGAATGAGGACATGGACTATGAGCCGACTAAGATGCTGGCTGAATTCTACGTGTGA
- the LOC105840064 gene encoding 1-phosphatidylinositol 4,5-bisphosphate phosphodiesterase isoform X1 has protein sequence MTKRFEFNWQIEVPEALRTGCVFDRWTEEKDNTEIELNCMFKVDEYGFFIYWQSEGKDGDVIELCQVSDIRAGGVPKDPKLFDKLLSKHGEQLDEKSLTICSGVDYTNINYQHVVCPDPATAKVWLDGVRSITHNVKANNVCPLTCLKKHWMRLRMLVDPIGKVPVKVVARTFASGKTEKLVYQCLSELGLPSGKNDVIEPDDFTFDAFYALYHKICPRNDIEELFQSITQGKADTINLEQLITFLNEKQRDPTLNEILYPFYDEKRTMEIINDYEQNEVARNEKTMTKDGFIRYLMSDENAPVFLDRLDVYMDMDQPLAHYYINSSHNTYLSGRQIGGKSSVEMYRQVLLAGCRCVELDCWDGKGEDEGEPIITHGKAMCTDILFKDVIYAIRDTAFVTSEYPVILSFENHCSIKQQYKMAKYCDEILGDLLLKEPLKDYPLEPGVLLPSPNALKRKILIKNKRLKPEEEKQALEKFKQGVFVVEDEVKEDPSAPPTIAVVAVDQQLVKVKEEVSESITPSGIQQQQSGTGSVLGESIELAPPQHYVGSTSNVHPFLSSMVNYAQPVKLVSFDDAEEKNLYYNMSSFPENAGLNHLKTSAIEFVNYNKRQMSRIYPKGTRADSSNYMPQVFWNAGCQMVSLNFQTADLPMQLNQGKFEYNGSSGYLLKPDFMRRADRSFDPFAESPVDGVIATQCSVQVIAGQFLSDKKVGTYVEVEMYGLPTDTIRKEFRTKVVPANGLNPVYNEEPFLFRKVVLPDLAALRFAVYDESNGKLLGQRIVPLDGLQAGYRHIALRTEANFPMSLPMLFCNIDIKIYVPDGFEEFMDALTAPRAFRKSESMSQNKMRGLGIEESDSKNNVDNKNNVLPHHQEVAKPRGKLQDTKIASCERQMRTCFISYFISTEEMKFDPITLETLRHEKGYQKVLRKQQKELESLKKKHHKEKLTIQKQHCVAIEKIFKGKNKAELSRDPIVRRAVSEQTTQWSLLADRQRREERELVRGHLEERRTQLCKLCMTAQVAQLKQQAARHDREMKEITARQARLSVESAREVMNDKTLKTRGIKEGRLREKQQNNTKKFMEERKIAQMIQNREKEKLKVIHEKQLEELQKDVNAIMDMYKNEDMDYEPTKMLAEFYV, from the exons ATGACGAAGAGGTTTGAGTTCAACTGGCAGATCGAAGTGCCGGAAGCACTCCGCACCGGCTGCGTCTTCGATCGTTGGACGGAGGAGAAGGATAACACTGAAATCGAGCTGAATTGCATGTTCAAAGTCGACGAGTATGGTTTCTTTATCTATTGGCAGAGCGAGGGGAAG GACGGCGATGTTATTGAGTTGTGTCAAGTGAGTGACATCAGAGCCGGAGGCGTTCCCAAG GATCCCAAGTTATTCGACAAGCTGCTCAGCAAGCATGGCGAACAGTTGGATGAGAAAAGTCTGACCATCTGTTCTGGCGTCGATTACACCAACATCAACTATCAGCACGTCGTATGTCCGGATCCTGCGACTGCTAAG GTATGGTTGGACGGCGTTCGATCGATTACGCACAACGTCAAAGCGAATAACGTTTGTCCGCTTACATGTCTGAAGAAACA ttGGATGCGACTTAGGATGCTGGTAGATCCCATTGGGAAAGTTCCAGTGAAAGTGGTCGCGAGAACTTTCGCATCTGGTAAAACGGAAAAGCTCGTTTACCAATGTCTCTCTGAGTTAGGTTTACCTAGCGGAAAG AACGACGTAATAGAACCCGACGACTTCACCTTCGACGCATTTTATGCGCTTTATCACAAAATATGTCCGAGAAACGACATAGaagaattatttcaatcaat AACGCAGGGTAAGGCCGATACAATTAACCTGGAGCAACTGATTACCTTCCTTAATGAAAAGCAAAGAGATCCGACCCTGAACGAAATTCTCTATCCATTCTACGACGAGAAACGTACAATGGAAATCATCAATGATTACGAACAGAACGAAGTTGCGCGTAATGAAA AAACAATGACGAAGGACGGCTTCATAAGGTACCTGATGTCTGACGAGAATGCGCCAGTTTTTCTCGACAGGCTAGACGTTTATATGGATATGGACCAACCTTTGGCGCATTATTACATCAATTCGAGCCACAACACTTATCTGAGTGGACGTCAAATCGGTGGAAAGAGCAGCGTCGAGATGTACAGACAAGTTTTACTTGCCGGATGCAG ATGCGTCGAATTGGATTGTTGGGACGGCAAAGGAGAAGACGAAGGGGAGCCGATAATCACACACGGCAAAGCTATGTGCACCGACATTCTATTCAAGGACGTTATATACGCAATCAGAGACACGGCCTTCGTTACATCGGAATATCCAGTGATTCTCAGCTTTGAAAATCATTGTAGCATTAAACAGCAATACAAAATGGCCAAGTACTGTGATGAAATCCTGGGTGATTTGTTGCTGAAAGAACCCCTAAAAGATTATCCT TTGGAGCCAGGAGTACTGTTGCCATCGCCCAATGCGCTGAAACGCAAGATCCTTATTAAGAACAAGCGCCTAAAGCCTGAAGAAGAAAAGCAGGCGTTAGAAAAATTCAAGCAAGGCGTATTCGTGGTCGAGGACGAGGTTAAGGAAGATCCTAGCGCGCCACCGACGATCGCCGTCGTCGCTGTGGATCAACAATTGGTAAAAGTAAAA GAGGAAGTTTCCGAATCTATAACACCGTCGGGTATTCAACAGCAACAATCTGGCACTGGTTCAGTCCTTGGAGAAAGTATAGAGTTGGCACCGCCTCAGCATTATGTCGGAAGTACTTCCAATGTACATCCGTTTCTGTCCTCCATGGTCAACTATGCACAACCTGTAAAATTGGTCAGTTTCGACGATGCTGAAG aaaagaaCCTTTATTACAATATGTCTTCCTTCCCGGAAAATGCTGGCTTGAATCATTTGAAAACCTCTGCCATTGAATTCGTAAATTATAACAAGCGGCAGATGAGCCGGATTTATCCGAAGGGTACACGAGCCGATTCTTCCAACTACATGCCGCAG GTCTTCTGGAACGCTGGCTGCCAAATGGTGTCGCTGAACTTTCAAACCGCGGATCTGCCCATGCAATTGAATCAAGGCAAGTTCGAGTACAACGGATCTTCGGGCTATTTATTGAAGCCGGATTTTATGAGACGTGCTGATAGGAGCTTCGATCCTTTCGCCGAGAGTCCCGTGGATGGAGTGATCGCCACACAGTGCAGTGTTCAG GTAATAGCTGGACAGTTTCTGTCTGACAAGAAAGTCGGAACGTACGTTGAAGTCGAAATGTATGGCCTACCAACCGACACAATACGCAAGGAATTTCGCACGAAAGTGGTCCCCGCCAACGGTTTGAACCCCGTTTACAATGAAGAACCCTTTCTCTTCAGAAAAGTCGTCCTACCGGATTTAGCCGCTCTGAGATTTGCGGTGTACGATGAATCGAACGGCAAACTGCTAGGACAGAGAATCGTACCTTTAGACGGTTTACAAGCCGGATATCGGCATATCGCATTGCGAACCGAAGCCAATTTTCCTATGTCTCTGCCTATGCTGTTTTGCAACATTGACATAAAAATCTATGTGCCAGATGGTTTTGAAG aatttatggATGCTTTGACGGCGCCGAGAGCATTCAGAAAATCAGAAAGCATGTCGCAAAATAAAATGCGGGGTCTGGGAATCGAAGAGAGCGATAGTAAAAACAATGTAGACAACAAAAACAACGTATTACCTCATCATCAAGAGGTAGCGAAACCAAGAGGTAAATTGCAAGATACAAAAATAGCCAGCTGTGAACGACAAATGCGtacttgttttatttcttattttatttctacagaGGAAATGAAGTTTGATCCAATTACTCTGGAGACGCTGAGACACGAAAAGGGTTATCAAAAAGTATTAAGGAAACAACAAAAAGAACTGGAGTCGTTGAAAAAGAAACATCACAAGGAGAAATTAACTATTCAGAAGCAGCATTGCGTTGcaatagagaaaatttttaaaggaaaaaa TAAAGCAGAACTTTCGAGGGATCCCATTGTTCGTCGCGCCGTTTCTGAACAGACGACCCAGTGGTCGCTTCTCGCCGACAGGCAACGTCGAGAGGAACGCGAGCTTGTCCGCGGGCATCTGGAAGAGCGACGGACGCAGCTGTGTAAATTGTGCATGACCGCGCAGGTGGCGCAATTAAAACAGCAGGCCGCGCGTCACGATCGGGAGATGAAAGAGATAACCGCACGGCAGGCGAGATTGTCGGTGGAGAGCGCGCGGGAAGTGATGAACGACAAGACCTTGAAGACGCGCGGTATCAAGGAGGGTAGACTGAGGGAGAAGCAGCAGAACAACACGAAGAAGTTCATGGAGGAGCGCAAGATCGCGCAAATGATACAGAACAGGGAGAAGGAGAAACTTAAAGTGATCCACGAGAAGCAATTGGAGGAGTTGCAGAAGGACGTGAATGCG ATTATGGATATGTACAAGAATGAGGACATGGACTATGAGCCGACTAAGATGCTGGCTGAATTCTACGTGTGA
- the LOC105840064 gene encoding 1-phosphatidylinositol 4,5-bisphosphate phosphodiesterase isoform X2: MTKRFEFNWQIEVPEALRTGCVFDRWTEEKDNTEIELNCMFKVDEYGFFIYWQSEGKDGDVIELCQVSDIRAGGVPKDPKLFDKLLSKHGEQLDEKSLTICSGVDYTNINYQHVVCPDPATAKVWLDGVRSITHNVKANNVCPLTCLKKHWMRLRMLVDPIGKVPVKVVARTFASGKTEKLVYQCLSELGLPSGKNDVIEPDDFTFDAFYALYHKICPRNDIEELFQSITQGKADTINLEQLITFLNEKQRDPTLNEILYPFYDEKRTMEIINDYEQNEVARNEKTMTKDGFIRYLMSDENAPVFLDRLDVYMDMDQPLAHYYINSSHNTYLSGRQIGGKSSVEMYRQVLLAGCRCVELDCWDGKGEDEGEPIITHGKAMCTDILFKDVIYAIRDTAFVTSEYPVILSFENHCSIKQQYKMAKYCDEILGDLLLKEPLKDYPLEPGVLLPSPNALKRKILIKNKRLKPEEEKQALEKFKQGVFVVEDEVKEDPSAPPTIAVVAVDQQLVKEEVSESITPSGIQQQQSGTGSVLGESIELAPPQHYVGSTSNVHPFLSSMVNYAQPVKLVSFDDAEEKNLYYNMSSFPENAGLNHLKTSAIEFVNYNKRQMSRIYPKGTRADSSNYMPQVFWNAGCQMVSLNFQTADLPMQLNQGKFEYNGSSGYLLKPDFMRRADRSFDPFAESPVDGVIATQCSVQVIAGQFLSDKKVGTYVEVEMYGLPTDTIRKEFRTKVVPANGLNPVYNEEPFLFRKVVLPDLAALRFAVYDESNGKLLGQRIVPLDGLQAGYRHIALRTEANFPMSLPMLFCNIDIKIYVPDGFEEFMDALTAPRAFRKSESMSQNKMRGLGIEESDSKNNVDNKNNVLPHHQEVAKPRGKLQDTKIASCERQMRTCFISYFISTEEMKFDPITLETLRHEKGYQKVLRKQQKELESLKKKHHKEKLTIQKQHCVAIEKIFKGKNKAELSRDPIVRRAVSEQTTQWSLLADRQRREERELVRGHLEERRTQLCKLCMTAQVAQLKQQAARHDREMKEITARQARLSVESAREVMNDKTLKTRGIKEGRLREKQQNNTKKFMEERKIAQMIQNREKEKLKVIHEKQLEELQKDVNAIMDMYKNEDMDYEPTKMLAEFYV; the protein is encoded by the exons ATGACGAAGAGGTTTGAGTTCAACTGGCAGATCGAAGTGCCGGAAGCACTCCGCACCGGCTGCGTCTTCGATCGTTGGACGGAGGAGAAGGATAACACTGAAATCGAGCTGAATTGCATGTTCAAAGTCGACGAGTATGGTTTCTTTATCTATTGGCAGAGCGAGGGGAAG GACGGCGATGTTATTGAGTTGTGTCAAGTGAGTGACATCAGAGCCGGAGGCGTTCCCAAG GATCCCAAGTTATTCGACAAGCTGCTCAGCAAGCATGGCGAACAGTTGGATGAGAAAAGTCTGACCATCTGTTCTGGCGTCGATTACACCAACATCAACTATCAGCACGTCGTATGTCCGGATCCTGCGACTGCTAAG GTATGGTTGGACGGCGTTCGATCGATTACGCACAACGTCAAAGCGAATAACGTTTGTCCGCTTACATGTCTGAAGAAACA ttGGATGCGACTTAGGATGCTGGTAGATCCCATTGGGAAAGTTCCAGTGAAAGTGGTCGCGAGAACTTTCGCATCTGGTAAAACGGAAAAGCTCGTTTACCAATGTCTCTCTGAGTTAGGTTTACCTAGCGGAAAG AACGACGTAATAGAACCCGACGACTTCACCTTCGACGCATTTTATGCGCTTTATCACAAAATATGTCCGAGAAACGACATAGaagaattatttcaatcaat AACGCAGGGTAAGGCCGATACAATTAACCTGGAGCAACTGATTACCTTCCTTAATGAAAAGCAAAGAGATCCGACCCTGAACGAAATTCTCTATCCATTCTACGACGAGAAACGTACAATGGAAATCATCAATGATTACGAACAGAACGAAGTTGCGCGTAATGAAA AAACAATGACGAAGGACGGCTTCATAAGGTACCTGATGTCTGACGAGAATGCGCCAGTTTTTCTCGACAGGCTAGACGTTTATATGGATATGGACCAACCTTTGGCGCATTATTACATCAATTCGAGCCACAACACTTATCTGAGTGGACGTCAAATCGGTGGAAAGAGCAGCGTCGAGATGTACAGACAAGTTTTACTTGCCGGATGCAG ATGCGTCGAATTGGATTGTTGGGACGGCAAAGGAGAAGACGAAGGGGAGCCGATAATCACACACGGCAAAGCTATGTGCACCGACATTCTATTCAAGGACGTTATATACGCAATCAGAGACACGGCCTTCGTTACATCGGAATATCCAGTGATTCTCAGCTTTGAAAATCATTGTAGCATTAAACAGCAATACAAAATGGCCAAGTACTGTGATGAAATCCTGGGTGATTTGTTGCTGAAAGAACCCCTAAAAGATTATCCT TTGGAGCCAGGAGTACTGTTGCCATCGCCCAATGCGCTGAAACGCAAGATCCTTATTAAGAACAAGCGCCTAAAGCCTGAAGAAGAAAAGCAGGCGTTAGAAAAATTCAAGCAAGGCGTATTCGTGGTCGAGGACGAGGTTAAGGAAGATCCTAGCGCGCCACCGACGATCGCCGTCGTCGCTGTGGATCAACAATTGGTAAAA GAGGAAGTTTCCGAATCTATAACACCGTCGGGTATTCAACAGCAACAATCTGGCACTGGTTCAGTCCTTGGAGAAAGTATAGAGTTGGCACCGCCTCAGCATTATGTCGGAAGTACTTCCAATGTACATCCGTTTCTGTCCTCCATGGTCAACTATGCACAACCTGTAAAATTGGTCAGTTTCGACGATGCTGAAG aaaagaaCCTTTATTACAATATGTCTTCCTTCCCGGAAAATGCTGGCTTGAATCATTTGAAAACCTCTGCCATTGAATTCGTAAATTATAACAAGCGGCAGATGAGCCGGATTTATCCGAAGGGTACACGAGCCGATTCTTCCAACTACATGCCGCAG GTCTTCTGGAACGCTGGCTGCCAAATGGTGTCGCTGAACTTTCAAACCGCGGATCTGCCCATGCAATTGAATCAAGGCAAGTTCGAGTACAACGGATCTTCGGGCTATTTATTGAAGCCGGATTTTATGAGACGTGCTGATAGGAGCTTCGATCCTTTCGCCGAGAGTCCCGTGGATGGAGTGATCGCCACACAGTGCAGTGTTCAG GTAATAGCTGGACAGTTTCTGTCTGACAAGAAAGTCGGAACGTACGTTGAAGTCGAAATGTATGGCCTACCAACCGACACAATACGCAAGGAATTTCGCACGAAAGTGGTCCCCGCCAACGGTTTGAACCCCGTTTACAATGAAGAACCCTTTCTCTTCAGAAAAGTCGTCCTACCGGATTTAGCCGCTCTGAGATTTGCGGTGTACGATGAATCGAACGGCAAACTGCTAGGACAGAGAATCGTACCTTTAGACGGTTTACAAGCCGGATATCGGCATATCGCATTGCGAACCGAAGCCAATTTTCCTATGTCTCTGCCTATGCTGTTTTGCAACATTGACATAAAAATCTATGTGCCAGATGGTTTTGAAG aatttatggATGCTTTGACGGCGCCGAGAGCATTCAGAAAATCAGAAAGCATGTCGCAAAATAAAATGCGGGGTCTGGGAATCGAAGAGAGCGATAGTAAAAACAATGTAGACAACAAAAACAACGTATTACCTCATCATCAAGAGGTAGCGAAACCAAGAGGTAAATTGCAAGATACAAAAATAGCCAGCTGTGAACGACAAATGCGtacttgttttatttcttattttatttctacagaGGAAATGAAGTTTGATCCAATTACTCTGGAGACGCTGAGACACGAAAAGGGTTATCAAAAAGTATTAAGGAAACAACAAAAAGAACTGGAGTCGTTGAAAAAGAAACATCACAAGGAGAAATTAACTATTCAGAAGCAGCATTGCGTTGcaatagagaaaatttttaaaggaaaaaa TAAAGCAGAACTTTCGAGGGATCCCATTGTTCGTCGCGCCGTTTCTGAACAGACGACCCAGTGGTCGCTTCTCGCCGACAGGCAACGTCGAGAGGAACGCGAGCTTGTCCGCGGGCATCTGGAAGAGCGACGGACGCAGCTGTGTAAATTGTGCATGACCGCGCAGGTGGCGCAATTAAAACAGCAGGCCGCGCGTCACGATCGGGAGATGAAAGAGATAACCGCACGGCAGGCGAGATTGTCGGTGGAGAGCGCGCGGGAAGTGATGAACGACAAGACCTTGAAGACGCGCGGTATCAAGGAGGGTAGACTGAGGGAGAAGCAGCAGAACAACACGAAGAAGTTCATGGAGGAGCGCAAGATCGCGCAAATGATACAGAACAGGGAGAAGGAGAAACTTAAAGTGATCCACGAGAAGCAATTGGAGGAGTTGCAGAAGGACGTGAATGCG ATTATGGATATGTACAAGAATGAGGACATGGACTATGAGCCGACTAAGATGCTGGCTGAATTCTACGTGTGA